Proteins encoded in a region of the Raphanus sativus cultivar WK10039 chromosome 8, ASM80110v3, whole genome shotgun sequence genome:
- the LOC108821251 gene encoding trihelix transcription factor ASR3, protein MMEEGTSSSGSRRTRSQVAPDWTLEDCLILVNEIAAIESDCSNALSSFQKWTMISDNCNALDVHRTFNQCRRKWDSLVSDYSQINKWEERGSSNSYWSLSVEKRRKLNLPGDVDNELFQAIDAVVMIQENRDGSEPDSDSDPDALEDFDVVDVTPELGSKRSRQRTMVVMKKENPPQKRKTEEETQRKNNQEQSAKATHQKKALEEKKKKKKPVVEISTDEEEEEENTMSIEEEVKALEAKLGEKADLIHAIVGRNIAKGSETGDDDVGIEDKLKFVRQQGDELIACLSEIANTLDRYREVPTSKLSDR, encoded by the exons ATGATGGAGGAAGGCACTTCTTCTTCTGGCTCACGACGAACACGGTCCCAAGTTGCTCCTGACTGGACACTCGAAGACTGTCTGATCCTCGTCAACGAGATCGCTGCTATCGAATCAGACTGCTCCAACGCTTTATCCAGCTTCCAGAAATGGACAATGATCTCAGACAACTGCAACGCTTTGGATGTACACAGAACGTTTAACCAGTGCAGGAGGAAATGGGATTCACTGGTCTCTGATTACAGCCAGATCAATAAGTGGGAGGAACGAGGCAGTAGCAATTCGTATTGGTCGCTTAGTGTTGAGAAGAGGAGGAAACTGAATCTCCCTGGGGATGTAGATAACGAGCTTTTCCAAGCCATTGATGCGGTTGTGATGATCCAAGAGAACAGAGATGGGAGTGAACCTGATAGTGATAGTGACCCGGATGCTCTAGAAGACTTTGACGTTGTTGATGTCACTCCTGAGTTAG GATCAAAAAGGTCAAGACAGAGAACAATGGTCGTCATGAAGAAGGAGAATCCACCACAGAAGAGAAAGACAGAAGAGGAGACACAGAGGAAAAACAATCAAGAGCAAAGTGCAAAAGCAACCCATCAGAAGAAAGCCttggaagagaagaagaagaagaagaagccggTGGTGGAAATCTCCactgatgaagaagaggaggaagaaaacACAATGAGCATAGAAGAAGAGGTCAAagcgttggaagcgaagctagGTGAGAAAGCTGACTTGATACATGCAATAGTCGGGAGAAATATAGCAAAGGGAAGTGAAACAGGGGATGATGATGTTGGCATTGAGGACAAGCTAAAGTTTGTGAGACAGCAAGGAGACGAGCTCATCGCTTGTCTGAGTGAGATTGCTAATACACTTGATAGGTACCGTGAAGTTCCCACAAGTAAGCTGAGTGATAGATGA
- the LOC108821926 gene encoding gamma-glutamylcyclotransferase 2-2, whose translation MVMWVFGYGSLVWNPGFHYDEKVLGFIKGYKRVFDLACIDHRGTPEHPARTCTLEKDEEAICWGTAFCVRGGPEEERLAMEYLERRECEYDLKTSVDFYKEDDPLNPAVTGVMVFTSTPDKVSNKYYLGPAPLEDMARQIATANGPCGNNRDYLFLLEKAMHDIGHEEEYVIELANEVRKVLAEKVTPVKESRASPVAKKSKSNVPTAHQILPHQPEAVSTTI comes from the exons ATGGTGATGTGGGTCTTTGGCTATGGCTCTCTTGTGTGGAACCCAGGGTTTCACTACGATGAGAAAGTGTTGGGTTTCATCAAGGGTTATAAACGTGTCTTTGATCTTG CTTGCATTGATCACAGAGGTACACCAGAGCACCCTGCAAGGACTTGCACACTCGAGAAAGATGAAGAAGCTATATGC TGGGGTACTGCATTCTGTGTCCGTGGAGGACCAGAAGAAGAACGTTTGGCTATGGAG TACTTGGAACGTAGAGAGTGTGAATATGATCTAAAGACATCTGTAGACTTTTACAAG GAAGATGATCCCCTGAATCCAGCTGTAACCGGAGTGATGGT ATTCACTTCTACTCCAGACAAGGTCTCCAACAAGTATTACCTTGGACCTGCGCCATTAGAAGACATGGCAAG aCAAATTGCGACAGCCAATGGACCATGTGGTAACAACAGAGATTATCTCTTCCTGCTAGAGAAGGCAATGCACGACATCG GGCATGAGGAGGAGTATGTTATAGAGCTGGCGAATGAAGTGAGGAAAGTTCTCGCGGAGAAGGTAACACCGGTGAAGGAATCAAGAGCGAGCCCTGTGGCTAAGAAGTCCAAGAGCAATGTCCCCACGGCTCATCAGATTCTTCCTCACCAACCTGAAGCTGTTTCCACTACTATATGA